One segment of Anser cygnoides isolate HZ-2024a breed goose chromosome 5, Taihu_goose_T2T_genome, whole genome shotgun sequence DNA contains the following:
- the NPC2 gene encoding NPC intracellular cholesterol transporter 2 has product MVPPPLALLLALAAAALAEPLRFVDCGSKDGSIQEVNVSPCPTQPCQLVKGTSYSINVTFSSKIESQGSKAKVYGEMLHVDIPFPIPEPDGCKSGIQCPIQKGHSYSYLNKLPVKSEYPSIKLIVKWELVDDQDQMLFCWKIPVQITS; this is encoded by the exons atggtgccgccgccgctcgccctgctgctggcgctcgccgccgccgccctggcCGAGCCCCTCCGCTTCGTGGACTGCG GTTCCAAAGATGGAAGCATCCAAGAGGTGAACGTGAGCCCCTGTCCCacgcagccctgccagctcgTCAAGGGGACGTCCTACAGCATCAACGTCACCTTCTCCAGCA AGATCGAGAGCCAGGGCAGCAAAGCAAAGGTGTACGGCGAGATGCTGCACGTGGACATACCATTTCCCATCCCTGAGCCTGACGGATGCAAGTCTGGGATCCAGTGCCCCATTCAGAAGGGCCATTCCTACAGCTACCTGAATAAGCTCCCTGTGAAGAGCGAGTACCCTAGT ATTAAACTGATTGTGAAGTGGGAGCTGGTGGACGACCAGGACCAGATGTTGTTCTGCTGGAAGATACCGG